The following is a genomic window from Nitrososphaerota archaeon.
TCGGGTCGATGGTCCCTGTAAGGGCTACCAGGCTGTCCTGGGGGAGTTTGAGCGCGGAGGCGAAGGCCCTCTGGTGCTGCAGGACCAGGGGCCTCGTAGGGGCGAGGACCATGACCTTCGACTCAGGGTGCTTCGAAAGGAGCCGCTCTGCCACCATCACGGCGATCACCGTCTTGCCCAGGCCCGTGGGGAGGACCACCAGTGTGTTTTCCGAGGCCGCCGTGTCAGCTATCTTCTTCTGATACTCCCTGGCCTCGAACCCGGAAGAAAGCAACCAGACCGGTGCGGGCCAGATTCGACTAAAAGCCTTGCCTCCCCGATTCGGGACTCCGCTTAAACGACCGGGAAATTTCGTGGTCTCGTGTGGGTCAGGACGCTTATCCTGACAGGGCGGAGGGAGCGGCCGCGTCGGTGCCATCCCGCGTTTCGGCCGTCCGGCCCCTCCCGGCTTCCCTGGCCGTCCCTTCCAGTCACTCGCGGTCTGGGAACAGGGCCGGAGGAGGGTCCCGTTGCTCGGCACCGGCAAGAGTTATGTGGTCGCCTGCTCCCTCGCGGCCGACACGTCACCACTGCAGGGAAAAGGAACCGAATGCGCTCGTCAGGGAAGGGGTCGGTGCATGACTTGACTCGTGAGACCAACACGGGGGTCTGCAACGGCTCTCCCGTCTGGGTTTCAGGCAGGGGGTCGCAACGCGGGTGGAGCCGGAAGCTCACGGGGTGGGTGCCGCGTTGAGGATATCGAAGCTCAAGCTCCTCATTCTCGTCGCCATGTCAGCCTTCGGGCTCTGGGCGTCAGGGACCGTCCTGCTGATATTCTACACCCTCAACCAACAGCTCCCTTTCTGCCCGACGGGCACCTTCTTCGGCCTGCACTTCGACTGCGGAGCGGTCCTGAGCAGCCCGTACAGCAGGGTGTTCGGCGTCCCACTCGAGCTCCTCGCCATGGCGTACTTCATGGTCAACCTCGGGATGGTCTACCTCATCGCGTTCGGGTCCGCGCGGGTCTCGGACTTCATGCTGGAGGCGCTCTTCGGCTGGCGGTTCATCGGCGTGATCATAGTTCCTTACCTGCTCTTCGTCGAGCTCTACGTCATCCGGGCCATCTGCGTGTACTGCACCATGATGCACGTAGCCATCGTCTTGGACTTCGTCGTAGTCAGCTACCTCCTCTTCTTCGGGAAATCCTCCCCCTGGGCTGAGGCACCGGAAGGGGCTCCCGCGCAAGTCCCCGCTACAGGCTCCTGAGCCCCCGAAAGAACCCACGACGAACCGGGGGCGCGAAAGGGGCGTGCAAGGAGAACGACGGCAAGGCCCCACAGACGAAGGCGCCTCGAGGGCTTCCCCGACAGCGTGGAGGGGCTGGCTGCTAGAGTGCAGGCGATGCACAGTGAAGCTGGAATTCAAATCCGGGCGACCTCGCATTGGGTTCTCCCTCTCGTTTGTGACTGCATGCCCGTGCGCCTGTATCTCCGCGTGCGTGTGAGAGAAGAAGCGAGTGCGCTCTCTCTCTCGTTTGTGCCTGTACCTGTTCCTGCCTGCGCCTGCCCGTGTGCGTGTGTGTGCCCGCGCGAGAGAGACCGAGAGAGACCGCCTGAGAGAGCCCGGGAGGGCGCGTGAGTGTGCATGAAGAGAAACTAAACTTACTTGACCTTTCGAACGTGAAACGTGGAATCAGACACGACGATTCCCACTGTGGAACCCTCAGAAAGGCTCAAGGCTCTACACACCTCCTTGGGTATAGTCATCCGCAAACTGTTTCCAACCTTCACGACTTTTACTTCGAATTCTACCGGCACTAACGTGTATCCAAGGGATATACACTTAAGTATATGTATATCCGTAGGATATACATATTGGGGAACGTTACACTTTCAGAAACAGGTAAGCGATGTTCCCTTGTTAGCAGGGAGACGCTTAAAGCACCTGAAGGCTTGGTGAATCGACGTCAATGAAACAGGCCGTAAGCTTGTTCACGGGTGGTGCGATTGGAGATACTGGTTTTCGAGCCGCAGGTTACACTTACACGACTATGTGCGAAATCGATGCCGACCGGGCTCAACTTGCAAAGTTGAATTTCCCGGACACTAAGGTAATCTCGCAAAACATATGGGAGTGCAAGAATGAATTCGTCGATGTCACAAGGAAAACCTTGGGCCCTGGCGAGAACCCGTTTCTTGCGGTGTGCACTGCCCCTTGTCAAGGGATGTCGAAGAGTGGTCAAGGAACACTTCTTCGAAGGATACGAGAGGGGAAGCGGCCAAAGCTTGACCCAAGAAATCGGCTTATCCTTCCTGCGCTCGAAATCATCTCTGCGCTGAAACCTCAGTTCGTCGTCTTTGAGAACGTCTGCGAGATGCGTAACACGGTGATCGAAGTCGAAAATGGCGAAGCAGGATTGATTCTAGACGTAATCAGAAAGGCGTTAGGGCGGACTTACTCGGGAGAAGCCTACGATGTGGAATTCGCGGACTACGGAATTCCTGAGCGCCGAAAGCGACTGATTACTATCTACACCAGAGACGAGAATGCTGCTGCAGCTTACGAACGAGGTGTATCGCTATTGCCCGCT
Proteins encoded in this region:
- a CDS encoding AbrB/MazE/SpoVT family DNA-binding domain-containing protein; the encoded protein is MPVEFEVKVVKVGNSLRMTIPKEVCRALSLSEGSTVGIVVSDSTFHVRKVK
- a CDS encoding vitamin K epoxide reductase family protein; protein product: MEPEAHGVGAALRISKLKLLILVAMSAFGLWASGTVLLIFYTLNQQLPFCPTGTFFGLHFDCGAVLSSPYSRVFGVPLELLAMAYFMVNLGMVYLIAFGSARVSDFMLEALFGWRFIGVIIVPYLLFVELYVIRAICVYCTMMHVAIVLDFVVVSYLLFFGKSSPWAEAPEGAPAQVPATGS